From Vicugna pacos chromosome 6, VicPac4, whole genome shotgun sequence, a single genomic window includes:
- the GREM1 gene encoding gremlin-1 — MPRTRCALRGPGEPVCSESGTLCPADPAPSPGGSGRGRTPRHASRAQAPKARCTDSMSRTAYTVGALLLLLGTLLPAAEGKKKGSQGAIPPPDKAQHNDSEQTQSPQQPGSRNRGRGQGRGTAMPGEEVLESSQEALHVTERKYLKRDWCKTQPLKQTIHEEGCNSRTIINRFCYGQCNSFYIPRHIRKEEGSFQSCSFCKPKKFTTMMVTLNCPELQPPTKKKRVTRVKQCRCISIDLD; from the exons ATGCCCCGCACTCGGTGCGCCCTCCGCGGACCGGGCGAGCCAGTGTGCAGCGAGAGCGGTACTCTGTGTCCGGCTGACCCCGCGCCGAGCCCGGGCGGCTCGGGCCGCGGCCGCACACCGCGCCACGCGTCGAGAGCGCAGGCCCCTAAGGCCCGCTGCACTGACAG CATGAGCCGCACGGCCTACACTGTGGGGGCCCTGCTTCTCCTCTTGGGGACCCTGCTGCCGGCTgctgaagggaaaaagaaagggtcCCAAGGGGCCATCCCCCCTCCGGACAAGGCCCAGCACAACGACTCCGAGCAGACTCAGTCTCCCCAGCAGCCGGGCTCCAGGAaccgggggcggggccaggggcgCGGCACGGCCATGCCGGGGGAGGAGGTGCTGGAGTCCAGCCAGGAGGCCCTGCACGTGACCGAGCGCAAGTACCTGAAGCGAGACTGGTGCAAAACCCAGCCGCTGAAGCAGACCATCCACGAGGAGGGCTGCAACAGCCGCACCATCATCAACCGCTTCTGCTACGGCCAGTGCAACTCCTTCTACATCCCCAGGCACATCCGCAAGGAGGAAGGCTCCTTTCAGTCCTGCTCCTTCTGCAAGCCCAAGAAGTTCACCACCATGATGGTCACGCTCAACTGCCCCGAACTGCAGCCGCCCACCAAGAAGAAGAGGGTCACGCGCGTCAAGCAGTGTCGTTGCATATCCATCGATTTGGATTAA